A window of the Streptomyces formicae genome harbors these coding sequences:
- a CDS encoding Mu transposase domain-containing protein → MSQDHCVRVDTCDYSVHPAAIGHHVTVLTDNDRVIVLATGTGTGTGTGTGEMVADLTRCWARHQTLTDPEHAAATHRMRHQVRHRPTGQVHAVGQGPMVEIEQRELGSHDRLFTVIDGGAEEEAGRCPAPLRFSTPPMRHRRITGPPPAAGPVRRPPRTWPF, encoded by the coding sequence CTGAGCCAAGACCACTGCGTTCGCGTCGACACCTGCGACTACTCCGTCCACCCCGCAGCCATCGGCCACCACGTCACCGTCCTGACCGACAACGACCGCGTCATCGTCCTGGCCACCGGCACCGGCACCGGCACCGGCACCGGCACCGGCGAGATGGTCGCCGACCTCACCCGCTGCTGGGCCCGTCACCAGACCCTCACCGATCCGGAGCACGCCGCAGCCACCCACCGGATGCGCCACCAAGTACGGCATCGCCCCACAGGCCAGGTCCACGCCGTCGGCCAGGGCCCGATGGTGGAGATCGAACAGCGTGAGCTGGGCAGCCACGACCGGCTGTTCACCGTCATCGACGGCGGCGCCGAAGAGGAGGCCGGCCGATGCCCCGCACCCCTCAGGTTCTCGACGCCACCGATGCGACACAGACGGATAACAGGCCCGCCGCCGGCCGCAGGACCAGTGCGCAGACCTCCTCGGACCTGGCCTTTCTAG
- a CDS encoding transposase, with translation MRRPWVRSPDVRRAATSFRKGHTYGTIPIDIERRGPVDVLPDREADTVGRWLADHPGVDVNCPDRSTTYADGAGTGAPEAAHCADTAGTSSSRPWKRPSSATAPCSPSHPTTRRRSRPTWLTLRCPPPRAPPFSAGLDGSASAPANGTPTCTRCINRASSEAPTHPAVSTLRKIANRVWPFRLPQPPP, from the coding sequence GTGCGGCGGCCATGGGTGCGCTCGCCGGACGTTCGTCGAGCAGCTACCAGCTTCCGCAAGGGGCACACCTACGGCACCATCCCGATCGACATCGAGCGCCGCGGCCCGGTCGACGTGCTGCCCGATCGGGAGGCCGACACCGTGGGCCGCTGGCTGGCCGACCACCCGGGCGTGGACGTGAACTGCCCGGATCGCTCCACCACATACGCCGACGGAGCCGGCACCGGAGCACCAGAGGCCGCTCACTGCGCTGACACAGCTGGCACATCCTCGTCGAGGCCGTGGAAGAGACCGTCATCCGCCACCGCGCCCTGCTCCCCGAGCCACCCGACGACCCGCCGGCGGTCACGGCCGACGTGGTTGACACTACGGTGTCCACCGCCCAGGGCACCGCCGTTCTCCGCCGGGCTGGACGGATCAGCGTCCGCACCCGCGAACGGCACGCCGACGTGCACGCGCTGCATCAACAGGGCTTCCAGCGAAGCACCAACTCACCCCGCTGTCAGCACCCTTCGAAAGATCGCCAACAGAGTCTGGCCATTTCGCCTACCCCAACCACCCCCGTAA
- a CDS encoding transposase: MVIHPAALDLPHALVEWVTMLIVTREGDRRCKLRPSQRAMVALVYLREHTTLAKIATGFGISESTAHAYTSAVVDLLAARAPGLLKTLREHQPDFVLLDGTLAECDRVGGGRADYSHKHRRHGVNVQVVTDPGGRLLWLSPALPGRTHDLTAARNHRIIRICERQGVPIVADLAYQGAGPWLTTGIKRRPLQELTPTDKTRNRALAAARAPVERGVARLKSWRIFRRSRCSPNRMTSIAKAVLTLELQR, from the coding sequence TTGGTCATCCATCCTGCCGCACTCGACCTGCCGCATGCACTCGTGGAGTGGGTGACCATGCTGATCGTCACCCGTGAGGGCGACCGGCGCTGCAAGCTCCGTCCGTCCCAGCGCGCGATGGTGGCACTGGTGTACCTGCGCGAACACACCACTCTGGCGAAGATCGCCACCGGATTCGGAATCAGCGAGTCCACCGCCCACGCTTACACCAGCGCGGTCGTCGACCTGCTCGCCGCGCGTGCGCCGGGGCTGCTGAAGACACTGCGCGAGCATCAACCCGACTTCGTCCTACTCGACGGCACCCTCGCCGAGTGCGACCGGGTCGGCGGCGGCCGGGCCGACTACTCCCACAAACACCGGCGCCACGGCGTGAACGTGCAGGTCGTCACCGATCCCGGCGGCCGGCTGTTATGGCTCTCGCCCGCCCTGCCGGGCCGCACTCACGACCTGACCGCCGCACGCAACCACCGGATCATCCGAATCTGCGAGCGCCAGGGCGTTCCGATCGTGGCCGATCTCGCTTACCAGGGCGCCGGCCCGTGGCTGACCACCGGCATCAAGCGCAGGCCCCTCCAGGAACTCACTCCCACCGACAAGACCCGCAACCGTGCCCTGGCCGCGGCACGAGCACCCGTCGAACGCGGCGTCGCCCGCCTGAAGTCCTGGCGGATCTTCCGCAGATCCCGCTGCAGCCCCAACCGCATGACGTCAATCGCCAAGGCGGTCCTCACACTGGAGCTGCAACGCTGA
- a CDS encoding DUF6603 domain-containing protein → MDLIYASDIVDQDAARSCNELLGPNWVPQVPSGGLKKGAALHFDLSLLGKSFPVPETLDLGSDGSGSSGGAQNYELAPSVGEPVVWWEARKNLGPVALERIGFRYRDKTVWVLLDVVVSVSGSLRLATRGLGVAVPLSGGAYPLPQLEGLELGFKASPVEVAAALVRVSPPDGYSFALGGAATVAVKAFQIQAVGFYAHPTAGNTPSLFVYGGAGSEKGVGNSIIKVKDARLGFGHNSSVRQPTIDDVDEFPFLALLKRDGKDPLEVLGDLVQPHGGRRGWVSTSAGSFWLAGGLGGTLFEYADWRAALVLEFGPEFKTFTANLVGKIDATFPKQGKPYARVILNTHAGYSSVTGLLQMTSVIKEGSFLISSDCKVGGGAALRIWTPPSPHTGDFVYTIGGYHPDYKPPAHYPSVEQRFSVNWTLVPGHVVLKGGGYFALTPDRLMLGGKFHLGVDYKVTAGVDASLDVLIGWHPFYFDVAFKVRAWVDIGRVSVGAYVKVWGPPTGGHVTIYMPSIIPDINFDFGSGRKAPPAVTWNSFMADALGCGKAADIITTRVLSGLLPEMKDGKAPPTGPWIVSGGDFSFLVRSVIPITRVTLIKGTSDQWFFSSERPLYVRPLPAAVRSFLGTQIATRDGHAVSSAFGIQITRDGQSIDLSAAGNWRIELVREKVPGALWGYPNVLDPSSAVSIPEHIVGISVTAPGNDRLSVTDIAPLGSTLVSAATKLAAFPIRSNDTASDPHPVVWVSGDPSVVEGIAQKISSGGVVESRGKLYSAIPASIRPPRSDSPLTGYAKWAEDYLSGDPMTAS, encoded by the coding sequence GTGGACTTAATTTACGCGTCGGACATCGTAGACCAGGATGCGGCGCGTTCTTGTAACGAGCTCCTTGGCCCCAATTGGGTGCCGCAGGTCCCTTCCGGCGGTTTAAAGAAGGGAGCCGCTCTTCATTTTGATCTGTCTCTTCTGGGTAAGTCGTTTCCTGTTCCTGAGACTTTGGATTTGGGTAGTGATGGTTCTGGTTCTTCGGGTGGCGCCCAGAATTATGAATTAGCACCTTCTGTTGGTGAGCCAGTGGTATGGTGGGAAGCTCGGAAGAATCTTGGTCCGGTGGCGTTGGAGCGTATAGGGTTCCGTTATCGAGACAAGACTGTGTGGGTCCTTCTTGATGTAGTGGTGAGCGTTTCGGGTTCCTTAAGGTTGGCCACTCGGGGTTTGGGGGTTGCGGTCCCGTTGAGTGGTGGTGCCTATCCGCTACCGCAGCTCGAGGGTCTTGAGCTCGGATTCAAGGCTTCTCCCGTCGAAGTCGCCGCCGCCCTGGTGAGGGTGTCGCCGCCCGATGGCTATTCTTTTGCTCTGGGCGGGGCGGCAACGGTGGCTGTGAAAGCATTCCAGATCCAGGCCGTGGGTTTCTATGCGCATCCGACGGCGGGGAATACGCCATCGCTGTTCGTTTACGGAGGGGCGGGCAGTGAGAAAGGTGTCGGAAATTCTATTATCAAAGTGAAGGATGCGCGTCTGGGATTCGGTCACAATAGTTCCGTGCGGCAACCAACTATTGATGACGTCGACGAGTTTCCGTTTCTTGCCCTGCTGAAGAGGGACGGTAAGGATCCTTTGGAGGTGCTAGGTGATCTTGTGCAGCCGCATGGAGGCAGGCGAGGGTGGGTCTCGACGTCTGCCGGATCCTTCTGGCTTGCCGGCGGCCTGGGGGGCACGCTTTTCGAATATGCGGATTGGCGGGCGGCTCTGGTCCTGGAGTTCGGTCCGGAGTTCAAGACATTCACGGCAAACCTGGTCGGGAAGATCGATGCCACATTCCCGAAGCAGGGGAAGCCGTATGCCCGTGTAATATTGAACACGCATGCCGGTTACAGTTCGGTTACGGGTTTACTGCAGATGACTTCAGTGATCAAGGAAGGGTCGTTCCTGATTTCCTCTGACTGTAAGGTGGGTGGCGGGGCGGCGTTGCGCATCTGGACGCCTCCGAGTCCACACACAGGTGATTTCGTCTACACGATTGGTGGTTATCACCCTGACTACAAGCCGCCTGCTCATTATCCTTCTGTGGAGCAGCGGTTTAGTGTTAACTGGACTCTGGTGCCCGGCCATGTGGTCCTCAAGGGTGGTGGCTACTTTGCCTTAACGCCTGATCGTCTCATGCTGGGGGGGAAGTTCCACCTGGGCGTCGACTACAAGGTCACCGCCGGTGTCGATGCTTCGCTTGACGTGTTGATCGGCTGGCATCCTTTCTACTTCGATGTCGCATTCAAGGTCCGCGCATGGGTCGATATCGGCAGAGTGAGTGTGGGGGCGTATGTTAAGGTGTGGGGTCCTCCAACAGGCGGCCACGTCACAATCTACATGCCCTCGATAATTCCAGACATTAATTTCGATTTCGGCAGCGGAAGGAAAGCTCCGCCAGCTGTCACCTGGAATAGCTTTATGGCTGATGCCTTGGGGTGTGGCAAGGCGGCGGATATCATTACTACGCGAGTGCTTTCCGGGCTTCTTCCCGAGATGAAGGACGGCAAGGCTCCGCCTACGGGTCCGTGGATTGTTTCCGGTGGGGATTTCTCTTTCCTTGTCAGGTCAGTTATCCCCATCACCCGTGTCACGCTCATCAAGGGGACAAGTGACCAGTGGTTCTTCTCTTCTGAGCGGCCTCTCTATGTCCGGCCGCTGCCCGCTGCTGTTCGCTCGTTCCTCGGTACTCAGATCGCCACCCGGGACGGACATGCTGTTTCCTCGGCCTTCGGTATTCAGATCACCCGGGACGGACAATCAATAGATCTGTCTGCTGCGGGCAACTGGCGGATTGAATTGGTGCGGGAGAAGGTTCCCGGGGCTCTGTGGGGGTATCCGAATGTCCTCGATCCGTCTTCTGCGGTGTCCATCCCTGAACATATTGTGGGAATCAGCGTCACCGCTCCGGGCAACGATCGGCTTTCTGTAACGGATATCGCTCCGCTCGGTAGCACACTGGTCAGCGCCGCAACCAAGCTAGCGGCTTTCCCTATTCGGTCCAACGATACGGCCTCGGATCCGCACCCCGTTGTCTGGGTGTCAGGCGATCCTAGTGTGGTTGAGGGGATCGCCCAGAAGATAAGCAGCGGCGGGGTGGTGGAGTCTCGCGGAAAGCTTTATTCAGCGATCCCAGCGTCCATCAGACCGCCCCGATCCGACTCGCCCCTGACCGGCTATGCGAAGTGGGCGGAGGACTACCTGTCCGGCGATCCCATGACCGCATCCTGA